The Geovibrio ferrireducens genome contains the following window.
CAATGAGAGACTGGTCAAAGCTCTGCGAGCCGTAGACCGAGCGCCCCTGCTCTATGAAATCTGTTATCTGGCGGGTTTTCATTTTATCCACAATGCATTCCCTGATTGTGGCATTGGAAACCATAACCTCAATTGCAGCCACCCTTCCGTGACCGTCTGATGTGGGGACAAGCCTCTGGGAGATAACGGCTTTTATTATGCCTGCAAGCTGAATCCTTATCTGTTCCTGCTGGTGGGGCGGGAAAACGGAGATTATCCTGTTTATGGTTTCGGGTGCGTCCAGAGTGTGAAGAGTGGACATCACAAGGTGTCCGGTCTCTGCAGCGTGCATTGCGGTCTCTATGGTTTCAAGGTCGCGCATCTCGCCCACAAGTATGACATCCGGGTCCTGCCTCAGAGCGCGCTTGAGAGCCTCGGAGAATGAGTTGGTATCAGCACCGACTTCCCTTTGGGCGATGATGGAGTTTTTGTCCACATGCATGAACTCTATGGGGTCTTCAACGGTGATTACATTCACGTATTTGTGAGTGTTTACATAGTCTATCATGGCCGCCAGAGTGGTTGATTTCCCGCTGCCGGTTATACCTGTAACGAGAACAAGGCCTCTGTTCTCCAGTGCGATTGTTTTTATGACTTCAGGGAGGTTAAGCTTTTCAATGTCGGGAATATCAATGGGGATCGCCCTGAAAACCATGCTGATTACGCCGCGCTGGAGGAATGCGTTCACCCTGAACCGCCCCACCTTGGGGACTGCATAGGCGAAATCCGCCTCCTTCCCTTCTTTGAAGCGCTGCTTCGCACTCTGAGGCATTACATCAGTGGCTATTTTGAGGGTGTCCTCAGCGTTCAGCTTAGGCAAACCCTGAATGGATTCCAGCAAACCGTGCAGCCTTACCGTCGGCGGTCTGCCTACCTTGAGATGGAGGTCTGATGCTCCCATTGCGACTGTTCTCTGGAGAATAGCATTAATGTCCACGATTCTGACCTCCGATTTGATAACGAAAAAAACAACCTCCTGTGTTTTTTTCGTACACGCTCGCGCCGCATACATGCGGCTTCGCTGCGCACGGCGCAGTTCCTTCCATGGAACTGTTGTATATCGTCACTGCGAACCCCTAAGAGTCATTCTGAGCGGAAACGAAGAATCTCTCAGCATCCAACCATGAGATCCTTCACTCTGTTCAGGATGACTGCGTCAGTGTCATCGACAACTCCCTCATTGGAACTGTTGTATTATCGTCACTGCAAACCCCGAACCGTCATTCTGAGCGGAAGCGAAGAATCTCTCAGTATCCAAACCAGAGATCCTTCACTCTGTTCAGGATGACTGCGTCAGCCAAACTCCCTCCTTTTTCAAAGGAGGGGCGAGGAGGATTTTCAAAAATCCCTATGCAGAAAACTTATCTAAATTCTACCCTTCTTCTTTTTCGGCGGCAACGGCGATTCCGTAGTGCGTCCTGACTTTGGAGTCAATCTCCTTAGCCACCTCAGGGTTAGCGGTCAGAAACGCCCTTGCGTTCTCCTTGCCCTGACCCAGCTTGGTATCTCCGTAGCTGAACCATGCGCCCGCCTTGTTGATTATATCAAGCTTGGCGCCGAGGTCTATAAGCACGCCGATTTTGGAAACGCCTTCTCCGTAGAGTATGTCAAACTCCGCCACTTTGAATGGGGGAGCGACTTTGTTTTTAACAATCTTCGCCGTACCCTGGTTGCCTACCTGCTCATCCTTCTCCTTAAGTGCGGAGCTTTTCTTAATTTCCATACGGACAGAGGCGTAAAATTTAAGTGCGTTACCGCCCGTTGTTGTTTCCGGGTTGCCGTAAACAACGCCTATTTTGGAGCGTGTCTGGTTTATGAAAATGAGTGATGTCTTTGATTTGTTAACGATACCGGCAAGTTTTCTCAGCGCCTGACTCATAAGCCTTGCCTGGAGACCCATGTGTGAATCGCCCATTTCGCCCTCTATCTCCGCTCTGGGAGTGAGCGCCGCGACGGAGTCCACAACTATTATGTCAATAGCGCCGGAGCGCACAAGGGTTTCACATATTTCAAGGGCTGCCTCGCCGCTGTCCGGCTGGCTGACAATGAGGTTGTCCGTATCAACGCCGATCGCCTTCGCATAAACAGGGTCAAGGGCATGCTCCGCATCTATGAATGCGGCTATTCCGCCCGCTCTCTGAGCTTCGGCTATTGTGTGGAGAGCGATTGTTGTTTTACCGGATGATTCGCTGCCGTATATCTCAACTATACGGCCTCTGGGTATTCCCCCGACTCCGAGGGCTATATCTATGGACAGAACGCCCGTGGAGATAACAGGAAGCTTTTCAACTGCACGGTCACCGAGACGCATAACCGCCCCTTTGCCGAAATCTTTCTCTATTTTACCCATGGCAAGGTCTAGGGCTTTCCTTTTCTCTGCATCCATATTTTACAGGCTCCTTAATTTATATTTTTACAAGTTCATAACTTAATTTACGGCGCACAATCCGAATCTGCACATCCTGTCAGATTCAGATTAACGCTCGCGCCCTGCAAAGCATGGCTCCGCTGCGCACGGCGCAACTCCATCCATGGAGTTGTTTGTATGCCTTTTTACAGGCTCCTTAATTTATATTTTTAACAAGTTCATAACCTTATTTCAGCAAATCTATCAGCCATGCAAAGGCGGTCTTAACGCTGCGCTCCCTGATCGCCGGTCTGTCGCCGGAGAAGCCGTAGCCCTTCACCTCTGTTTTTCCGTTCACACTCACAGCTATGAACACAGTGCCCACAGGCTTTTCATCCGTTCCGCCGTCAGGCCCTGCTATGCCTGTAACAGCGGCTGCGCAGTCCGTTCCGAGCAGCTTTTTTGCACCCTCAGCCATGGCAAGGGCGCATTCCGCGCTCACAGCGCCGTGCGCCTCTATGACATCCGCCGGAACACCGAGGAGATTTATCTTAACATCATTGGAATATGACACTACTGAGCCCTTGAAAACAGCAGAGCTTCCGGAAACAGAGGTAATCTCAGCACCCAGCATGCCCCCTGTGCAGCTTTCAGCGAAGCCCGCAGTGAGCCCCTTCTCCTTAAGCATGCGCACCAGACGCGCCGGGAAGGTTTCGTCCCCGTAGCCGATAAAGTTATTCTCAAACGGTTTTCTCACCGCTTCTGCAAAGTTCTGCACAGCTTCCTCATCAAAGCCGCGCACCTTTACCAGTATGTCCCCTTTGCCGACATTGATTATGCAGTCTATCCCGTCCGGTATACCCAGTTCGCGGATAACATCATCAACCTCGGACTCCGGCTTGCCCGCTATGCGCAGATCGCGGATATGGCGCTCCCTGAGAGGGAAAAGCTCATGCAGCCACGGCAGAACCTGCTCATCGAACATGGGCTTCATCTCATAGGGAATGCCCGGCATGGAGATTATTCTTGCGCCTCCGCATTGAACGGAGAACCCGAAGGCTGTCCCCATGCGGTTAAAGAAGGTTCTGCACCCTTCGGGGAGCTTCGCCTGATGAAAGTGGTTTTCCTTGAGGTTTATGCCGAACTTGGCGAGACGTTTTTTTATGTGCTCAAGCTGCTCTTCGTTCAGAATGTAGTTTTTTCCGGCAACACGGCTGACCACCTCAGCCGTAAGGTCATCAAATGTGGGACCAAGACCGCCGGTGGTGATGATCAGATCATACTTTTCCGCTGCTTCCAGAAAGAGTTCCGCCATTCTGTCCATATTGTCGGGCAGAAGGCGGACATCCTCCACATTTATTCCGTGCTTAACAAGACGGGAGCCTATCCACGCCGAATTGGTGTCGGTAATGCTCCCTTCAAGCAGTTCGCTTCCGATGGCGAACACGGCCGCTGTTACAGTATTATCCACAGCAGACCTTTGAGCACAAGGAGCGCGCCTATGGAGTAAACCGCCGCTCCTATGTCATCCAGCATAACGGCAATTCCGCCGCCGATCTCTTCAAGCTTTCCGATGGGGTGCGGTTTCACTATATCAAATATGCGGAACAGCACAAACGCCCAGAAAAGGTTGTTGAGCGAGTTCTGAAAAAACAG
Protein-coding sequences here:
- the recA gene encoding recombinase RecA, which codes for MDAEKRKALDLAMGKIEKDFGKGAVMRLGDRAVEKLPVISTGVLSIDIALGVGGIPRGRIVEIYGSESSGKTTIALHTIAEAQRAGGIAAFIDAEHALDPVYAKAIGVDTDNLIVSQPDSGEAALEICETLVRSGAIDIIVVDSVAALTPRAEIEGEMGDSHMGLQARLMSQALRKLAGIVNKSKTSLIFINQTRSKIGVVYGNPETTTGGNALKFYASVRMEIKKSSALKEKDEQVGNQGTAKIVKNKVAPPFKVAEFDILYGEGVSKIGVLIDLGAKLDIINKAGAWFSYGDTKLGQGKENARAFLTANPEVAKEIDSKVRTHYGIAVAAEKEEG
- a CDS encoding CinA family nicotinamide mononucleotide deamidase-related protein, coding for MDNTVTAAVFAIGSELLEGSITDTNSAWIGSRLVKHGINVEDVRLLPDNMDRMAELFLEAAEKYDLIITTGGLGPTFDDLTAEVVSRVAGKNYILNEEQLEHIKKRLAKFGINLKENHFHQAKLPEGCRTFFNRMGTAFGFSVQCGGARIISMPGIPYEMKPMFDEQVLPWLHELFPLRERHIRDLRIAGKPESEVDDVIRELGIPDGIDCIINVGKGDILVKVRGFDEEAVQNFAEAVRKPFENNFIGYGDETFPARLVRMLKEKGLTAGFAESCTGGMLGAEITSVSGSSAVFKGSVVSYSNDVKINLLGVPADVIEAHGAVSAECALAMAEGAKKLLGTDCAAAVTGIAGPDGGTDEKPVGTVFIAVSVNGKTEVKGYGFSGDRPAIRERSVKTAFAWLIDLLK
- a CDS encoding type IV pilus twitching motility protein PilT, translating into MDINAILQRTVAMGASDLHLKVGRPPTVRLHGLLESIQGLPKLNAEDTLKIATDVMPQSAKQRFKEGKEADFAYAVPKVGRFRVNAFLQRGVISMVFRAIPIDIPDIEKLNLPEVIKTIALENRGLVLVTGITGSGKSTTLAAMIDYVNTHKYVNVITVEDPIEFMHVDKNSIIAQREVGADTNSFSEALKRALRQDPDVILVGEMRDLETIETAMHAAETGHLVMSTLHTLDAPETINRIISVFPPHQQEQIRIQLAGIIKAVISQRLVPTSDGHGRVAAIEVMVSNATIRECIVDKMKTRQITDFIEQGRSVYGSQSFDQSLIDHVRSGRVTFEEAMKWAKKPDDFALKMRGISSSSDNEENEWKLGGMLNKEEEE